In the genome of Vicia villosa cultivar HV-30 ecotype Madison, WI linkage group LG7, Vvil1.0, whole genome shotgun sequence, one region contains:
- the LOC131617606 gene encoding uncharacterized protein LOC131617606 translates to MVDMSDLKDGALREIVMDESVFGIEFKSLITLDDLEEIFKHDQLGVNNMHSYIRLLYDRVLRGTPLSNRFRFVSSAHCSGMAIASERESVRQRLVDRFMSTGNTECLHLWAYNTRPVGAHWLLLAINPIREVVYYLNSVNGEWTNYPAMKDIVDLSI, encoded by the exons atggttgatatgtccgatttgaaggatggtgctttacgtgaaatcgttatggatgagagtgtcttcggtattgaattcaagtcacttattacacttgatgacttggaggagatttttaagcatgatcaactaggcgtcaataacatgcactcatacatccg gttgttgtatgacagagtgttgcgcgggactccgttgtctaacagattccgtttcgtgtcttccgcccactgcagcggaatggcaattgcttcggaacgggaatcagttagacagcgattagtcgatagattcatgtccaccggcaatacagaatgtctgcatctttgggcgtataatacccgaccagtagg agcacactggttgctgcttgctatcaaccctataagggaagtcgtgtattatctgaattcggtaaatggtgaatggaccaattatccggccatgaaggacatcgttgattt atcaatataa